Genomic window (Streptomyces cadmiisoli):
CGTCCGCCACCGCCGAGACACCCCACCGCTGACCGGCGGCGATCCCCTTCATCAGCCCCTTGAGGTACGTCCGAGAGGCGGTGTCCAGCACCGAGTCGTCCCCGAACACCTGCCCGAGCAACCGCAACTGGTCGGCGGCGGTCGTCTGCGTCAGCCCCCACAGCGTGCCGTCGCCCCCGGAGGTCCCCGTCAGTCCGAACCGCTCGTTGGCGGAGTCGAGCCCCGCGGCCCGTCCCACGGCCTCCCACAGGGCCGACGCCGAGTCGTTGTCGCTGTGCTCGATCATCGCGGTGGCGTACGCCCGCTCGGCCGCCGTGAGACGCCGCCCCGCGTCCTGGGCCTGGAGCAGCAGCGCCGCCAGGATGTCGACCTTGACGATGCTCGCCGTGTCGAACGTGCCGTCCCCGTAGGCGGCGGACCGGCCGGAGTCCATGTCGAGCACGGCCACCGACACGTCCGCGCCGTCCGCCACGCCCACCGTCCTCATCGCCGCGGCGAGCAGCGCGTCGTGGTCCTCCTTCGTGGGCGGGGCCACAGGTTCCAACGATGCCTCCCCGCTCGCGGGGGCCGTCCCCCGGTGCGACGCCGATGCCGTGGGTGCCGACGATACGGCCCGCCCCCCGGAGTGCGCCTGCGCCTGTACGTACACGGTCCCGGTCGCGGCAGCGCCCAGCACGAGGAGGCCGGCGACGGCGGCAAGGCGGGCGGTGCGGCGGCAGGGCGGGCGGGTACTGGCGGGCTGCATGCCCGCGATACTGCGGGCGCCACCTGTGCGGCCAGTTATCGGCGGGTTAGATCTGTGTCAGCGAAGGCTGAGAAACGGGTGAACCGTGTCACGGCGGTGTTTCCGCCACCCGCACGAGCCCGCCCGCGACCCCGCTATAGGGTCGGTGACCGTGGCGAACAAGAACATCCCCGACTCCGGCTTCTCCGACGACGACGGCTCCGCCGATCCCCGGCTGGGCGCGGCGCTCGCCGCCTGGGCCGAGGACCGCACCGCTGTGGGACCTGTGCTGGCGGCGCTCGACGGCGCCCGGCTGCTGGTCCCCGTCGTGGCCGTGCTCGGCGAGGTCGGGGAGGACGAGAACGGGCTGCGCCGCGAGAAGACCAGCGACATGGCCGTACCGACGCTGAAGGCCGGCGGCCGCACCGCCCTGCCGGCCTTCACGTCCACCGACTCGCTGGCCCGCTGGGACCCGGCCGCCCGGCCGGTCGCCGTGCCCCTGCACCAGGCACTCCGGGCGGCCGCCCACGAGCAGGCGGACACGATCGTGCTGGACCTGGCCGGTCCGGTGCCGTTCGAACTGACCGGGGCCGCCCTGCGGGCACTCGCCGAGGGCCGTACGAGCGCGGACCCGCTGGCCGACCCCGCCGTCGTCGCCGCCGTGCGCGCGGCGGTCGCCGCCGAGCCGGGCGTGGTCAGCGCCCACCTCGGACCGGGGCGGGCGGACGGCACGCTGGCCCTCGTCCCGGACCCGGCCGCCGACCCGGCCGCGACCGCGCGCGCCGTGGCCGAGCGCATGGCCGCCGACGAGACACTGAGGGCCCGCCTGGTGCGCGGCCTCGACCTGGCACTGCTGCCGGCCGGGACGACACCACCGGGCGAGCCCCTGTACGTACGCGGATGAGCCGGAGCCGGCACCGCGACAGGCGGTGTCGGCCCCGAAGCGCCTGGGGTACTAGCGGTACACCGGGCCCGTGTACTTCTCGCCCGGCCCCTGGCCCGGCTCGTCCGCGACCACGGAGGCCTCGCGGAACGCCAGTTGGAGCGACTTCAGGCCGTCCCGCAGCGGCGCCGCGTGGAACGAGCTGATCTCGGTGGTGCTCGCGTCGAGCAGGCCGGCCAGGGCGTGCACCAGCTTGCGGGCCTCGTCCAGGTCCTTGTGCCGGTCGCCGTCCTCCGTCAGGCCGAGCTTGACGGCGGCGGCGCTCATCAGGTTGACGGCGACCGTGACGATCACCTCTACCGCGGGGACCTCGGCGATGTCCCGGGTCATGGCGTCGAAGTCGGGTGTGTCAGGAGGGGTCTCACTCATGCCGCACACCATAGGTGCACGTCGGGGTCGTGCCCCAGTTGCCCTCGGTTAGCCGTTCCCGGCCCGAGCTGGTAATCTCGTGTATCGACCGGTCGGACCCGTATGCCTGGCGGCCCACGAGCCCGACCTACAAGTGGAGGCTTTCGAACTCCCACCTGACCGCCCCCCGGGCGGCGGGTCACCGGTCAGGCGGTCCCGTCCATCCGACGGCATCCGCCCGAATGTGCGCCCCGCGGTCACCGCGGCGGTCGCTCCGGTAGTTCGAGGAGCCCCCGCCTGTGATCGTCCGGGGCATTTTTTCTGCTTCGGCGCGGTTAGGTCTAACGATCAGAGACGTTACGCGGCTGTCCGCCAGACCGTCGCGTGGTGCTACCGAGGAGGATCCATCAGCGCCGAGCCCCGCATCAACGACCGGATTCGCGTTCCCGAGGTGCGACTTGTCGGTCCCAGTGGCGAGCAGGTCGGCATTGTGCCGCTCGCGAAGGCACTGGAGCTTGCGCAGGAGTACGACCTGGACCTGGTCGAGGTCGCGGCGAACGCCCGTCCGCCCGTCTGCAAGCTCATGGACTACGGGAAGTTCAAGTACGAGTCGGCCATGAAGGCCCGTGAGGCGCGCAAGAACCAGGCGCACACGGTCATCAAGGAGATGAAGCTCCGGCCGAAGATCGACCCGCACGACTATGACACCAAAAAGGGTCACGTCGTCCGGTTCCTCAAGCAGGGCGACAAGGTCAAGATCACGATCATGTTCCGTGGTCGCGAGCAGTCCCGGCCCGAACTGGGCTACCGACTGCTGCAGCGTCTGGCGGAGGACGTCCAGGACCTCGGTTTCGTCGAGTCGAACCCGAAGCAGGACGGCCGCAACATGATCATGGTCCTCGGTCCGCACAAGAAGAAGACCGAGGCGATGGCCGAGGCCCGCCAGGCGCAGGAGGCCCGCAAGGCCGAAGCGAAGGCCAACCCCGGCAAGTCGCAGAACGCGGCCGAAGCCGGCGGGGACGCCGAGATCGCGGAGGCTCCTGCCGAGGCAGCCGCCGAGGCGTGACCCCCCGGGGGCGCAAGCCCTCGAGGATCCAACCGAAACAAGAGCGACGCTCCACCGTGCCCGGTTTTCGCGACCGGGCACCGGAGCGCCACCGACGAGGAGAGAACGGCGCTATGCCGAAGAACAAGTCGCACAGCGGTGCCAGCAAGCGCTTCAAGGTCACCGGCTCCGGCAAGGTGCTCCGTGAGCGCGCCGGCAAGCGCCACCTGCTCGAGCACAAGTCGTCCCGCGTGACGCGTCGCCTCACCGGCAACGCCGAGATGGCCCCGGGCGACGCCGCGAAGATCAAGAAGCTTCTCGGCAAGTGACGTACGGGCGCCACTGAGCGTCGTACGTCTGGACCGGGACCCCATCGATTCCGGGCCGTGTGAAGACAACCACGGCCCCGCTACAAGGAGTTAACAAGTGGCACGCGTCAAGCGGGCAGTCAACGCCCACAAGAAGCGCCGGGCGATCCTCGAGCAGGCCTCCGGCTACCGCGGTCAGCGTTCGCGGCTGTACCGCAAGGCCAAGGAGCAGGTCACCCACTCGCTGGTCTACAACTACAACGACCGCAAGAAGCGCAAGGGTGACTTCCGCCAGCTGTGGATCCAGCGCATCAACGCCGCTGCCCGCGCGAACGGCATCACGTACAACCGCTTCATCCAGGGTCTGAAGGCCGCGAACGTCGAGGTCGACCGCAAGATCCTGGCCGAGCTGGCCGTCAACGACGCCGGTGCGTTCGCCGCGCTCGTCGAGGTCGCCCAGAAGGCGCTGCCGAGCGACGTCAACGCGCCGAAGGCCGCGTGACGCCGGCTCCCGGCCGACGTGACTGAAGGACCCGCAGGCCGTCACGGTCTGCGGGTCCTGCTGTGTCCGCAACCGCGGAGAGCCAGACCCGGAACGTACCGAAGGTGAACACGATGCCCCCCGCCCAGCCCGAGCTGATCTCCCCCCGCTCGCCCCGTGTGTCGGCCGCGCGGCGGCTGGCCCGGCGGAACTTCCGGGGCAAGGAGCGGCTGTTCCTCGCGGAGGGGCCGCAGGCCGTACGGGAGGCCGGGGCGCAGCCGGACGTCCTCGTCGAGCTGTTCGCCACCGTCGAGGCCGCGGACCGCTACGCCGACATCATCGGCCGCGCCCGGGACACCGGAGCCAGTGTCCACCTCGCCTCCGACGAGGTCATCGCCGACATCTCCACGACCGTGACCCCGCAGGGACTCGTCGGCGTCTGCCGGTTCCTCGACACGCCGTTCGAAGAGATCCTCGCCGCCCGGCCGCGGCTCGTCGCGGTCCTCGCGCACGTCCGCGATCCCGGCAACGCCGGCACCGTCCTGCGGTGCGCCGACGCCGCCGGAGCCGATGCCGTGGTGCTCACCGACGCCTCCGTGGACCTGTACAACCCGAAAGCAGTGCGGGCCTCCGTGGGCTCGCTGTTCCATCTGCCGGTCGCCGTGGGCGTGCCCGTCGAGCGGGCCGTGGCCGGGCTGAAGGACGCCGGGGTGCGGATCCTCGCCGCCGACGGGGCCGGCGAGCACGACCTCGACGAGGAGCTGGACAAGGGCACCATGGGCGGCGCGACCGCATGGGTCTTCGGCAACGAGGCCTGGGGTCTGCCGACGGAGACCCGGGCCCTCGCGGACGCCGTCGTACGGGTTCCGATCCACGGACAGGCCGAGAGCCTGAACCTCGCCACCGCCGCGGCCGTATGTCTCTACGCGTCGGCCCGTGCACAGCGCGCCTCCGGAGGCTGCCGCACAGTCACCGACAGCTAGTAGGGTGGCCAGCTCGGGGCCCTGCGCCGTCTGAGAGGTGGGGTACGGGGATGAGTATCGGCACGAGCAGCGCACCGGGAGCACGCCGGACGCGGCGATCACTCGCGTCCCGGCCGCCCGTCGAGTGCGCCGAGCTCGGCGTCGACTCCGACGATCTGCCCGACGGGCTCGTCGTCGCGGACGAGCACGGGCACGTGATCTGCTTCAACGCCGCCGCCGAACGCATCACCGCGATCCCCGCCGCCGAGGCACTCGGCCGGCGCCTGGAGAAGGCCCTGCCGTTAGAGGACCTGGAGGGCCGCCGCTGGTGGCAGCTGACCGACCCGTACGGCGGGCTGGCGATCCGGGTCCGCCAGCCCGAGCGCAACCTGCTGCTGCCCGGCGGCCGTGAGGTCCTCGTGTCGGCCCGCTACCTGCGCGCCGAGCCCACCGGCCCCGTCCGCCGCGTCGTGGTCTCGCTGCGCGACACCGAGGCCCGACGCCGCACCGAGCGCAGCCACGCCGAGCTGATCGCCACCGTCGCCCACGAGCTGCGCTCACCGCTGACATCCGTCAAGGGGTTCACCGCGACCCTGCTGGCCAAGTGGGAGCGGTTCACCGACGACCAGAAGCGGCTGATGCTGGAGACGGTCGACGCCGACGCGGACCGGGTCACCCGCCTCATCGCCGAGCTCCTCGACATCTCCCGGATCGACTCCGGACGGCTGGAGGTGCGCCGCCAGCCCGTCGACATCGGCGCGGCCGTCGGCCGGCACATCCAGGCGTACGTCGCCGCGGGGCTGGACGCCGACCGGTTCCTGCTCCGTGTCGAGCAGCCGCTGCCCACGTTGTGGGCCGACCCCGACAAGGTCGACCAGGTGCTGAGCAACCTCATCGAAAATGCCGTGCGCCACGGTGAGGGAACCGTCACCATCGACATCACACCGTCGGCGTCCCCCCGCGAGGGCGAGGACGCCGGCACGTCGGTCACGGTGAGCGACGAGGGCACCGGCATCCCGGAGGAATCCATGAACCGCGTCTTCACCCGCTTCTGGCGGGGCAGCAGACGCGGCGGCACGGGCCTTGGGCTGTACATCGTCAAGGGCATCGTCGAGGCCCACGGCGGCACCATCACGGTCGGCCGCGCCACCGGCGGCGGCGCCGAGTTCCGATTTACGTTGCCCGTGAGCGCACCGGCGTATCTCGCCTGAGCGGCCCACGGGCGCATTCGGACACCTCCACCCCGTTAGACTCGGCCTTTGGCACCTTTGTGTCCCGCGGACGGCCCACAGAGTCGGTGACGGGGACCTCCAGCCAGCCAATCGGAAGCACGGGAAGAGATGTCGGCACCGAATAAGTCGTACGACCCTGTCGAGGTCGAGGCGTTGAAACCGGAAGAGATCGAGCGCATGCGGGACGGGGCGCTCGCCGCCTTCGCCGCCGCGGACTCCCTCGACGCGCTCCAGGAGGCCAAGGTCGCCCACACCGGCGGTGCCTCCCCGCTGGCCCTCGCCAACCGCGAGATCGGCGCCCTGCCCCCGCACGCCAAGGCCGACGCCGGCAAGCGCGTCGGCCAGGCCCGCGGCGCGGTGAACAAGGCCCTCGCCGCCCGCCAGGGCGAGCTGGAGGCCGAGCGCGACGCACGCGTGCTGGTCGAGGAGGGGGTCGACGTCACGCTGCCGTACGACCGCGTGCCGGCCGGTGCCCGCCACCCGCTCACCACCCTGTCGGAGCGCATCGAGGACGTCTTCGTGGCCATGGGCTACGAGGTCGCCGAGGGCCCCCAGGCCGAGGCCGAGTGGTTCAACTTCGACGCGCTGAACATCGGCCCGGACCACCCGGCCCGCGGCGAGGCCGACACCTTCTTCGTCGAGGGCCCGGACGGCTCCGGCGACTCGGGCGTGGTGCTGCGCACCCACACCTCGCCGGTGCAGATCCGCTCCCTGCTCGAGCGCGAGCTGCCGGTCTACGTGATCTGCCCCGGCCGCGTCTACCGCACCGACGAGCTGGACGCGACCCACACCCCGGTCTTCCACCAGGTCGAGCTGCTCGCCGTCGACGAGGGCCTGACCATGGCCGACCTCAAGGGCACCCTGGACCACATGGTGCAGTCGCTGTTCGGCGAGGGCATGAAGACCCGGCTCAGGCCGAACTTCTTCCCGTTCACCGAGCCGTCCGCCGAGATGGACATGGTGTGCTACGTCTGCCGCGGCGAGTCCGTCGGCAACCCCGACCGGCCCTGCCGCACCTGCTCCAGCGAGGGCTGGATCGAGCTCGGCGGCTGCGGCATGGTCAACCCGCGGGTGCTCACCGCCTGCGGCGTCGACCCGGAGAAGTACAGCGGATTCGCCTTCGGGTTCGGCATCGAGCGGATGCTGATGTTCCGCCACAACGTCGAGGACATGCGAGACATGGTCGAGGGTGACGTCCGGTTCACCCGGCCGTTCGGGATGGAGATCTGATGCGGGTCCCGCTTTCTTGGCTGCGGGAGTACGTCGACCTGCCGGAGACGGAGACCGGTCGTGACGTGCAGGCCAAGCTCATTTCGGCCGGTCTGGAGGTCGAGACCGTCGAGCATCTCGGCGACGGACTCAAGGGCCCCCTGGTCGTCGGCCGGGTGCTGACCATCGAGGAACTGGACGGCTTCAAGAAGCCGATCCGCTTCTGCACCGTCGACGTCGGCACCGCCAACGGCACCGGTGAGCCCCAGGAGATCGTCTGCGGCGCCCGCAACTTCGCCGTCGGCGACAAGGTCGTCGTGGTGCTGCCCGGCGCCGTGCTGCCCGGCGGCTTCGCGATCTCCGCGCGCAAGACCTACGGGCGCAACTCGCACGGCATGATCTGCTCCAGCGACGAGCTGGGCATGGGCGACGACGGCACCAAGGGCATCATCGTGCTGCCGCCCGAGACCGAGGTCGGCAAGGACGCGATCGAGCTGCTCGAACTGATCGACGAGGTGCTCGACATCGCCGTCACCGCCAACCGCGGCGACTGCCTGTCCATCCGCGGCGTCGCCCGCGAGACCGCCGTCGCCTACGGCCTGCCGCTGCGCGACCCGGCCCTGCTGGACGTACCGGCGCCCAACGCGTACGGCTACCCGGTCAAGGTCTCCGAGCCGCTCGGCTGCGACCGCTTCACCGCCCGCACGGTCAGCGGTCTGCGCCCCGAGGCCCGCTCCCCGATCTGGCTGCGGCGCCGGCTCCAGAAGGTCGGCATGCGCCCGATCTCGCTCGCCGTCGACGTCACCAACTACGTGATGATGGAGCTCGGCCAGCCGCTGCACGCCTACGACCGTCACCTGGTCCAGGGCACGATCGGTGTGCGCCGGGCCGAGGAGGGCGAGAAGCTCGTCACCCTCGACGGCGTCGAGCGCCGTCTGCACGCCGAGGACCTGGTCATCACCGACGAGCGCGGTCCGATCGGGCTCGCCGGTGTCATGGGCGGCGCCAACACCGAGATCGCCGACCACGTCCAGCCCGAGGACGGCATGGACACCGCCGCGCAGGCCGAGGCCGGCACCACGGACGTGGTGATCGAGGCGGCGCACTTCGACGCCGTCTCCATCGCGCGCACGGCCCGCCGCCACAAGCTGTCCTCCGAGGCGTCCCGGCGCTTCGAGCGGGGCGTGGACCCGGAGGCCGCCTCGGCCGCCGCCCAGCGCACCGTCGACCTGCTCGTCCTGCTCGCGGGCGGCACCGCCGAGGCGGGCGTCACCGAGGTCATCACCCCGTCCGCGCCGCACACCGTCACGGTCGCCGCCGACCACCCGGACAAGGTCGCGGGCGTCGAGTACGGCCGTGAGACCGTCGTGCGCCGCCTTCAGCAGATCGGCTGCGACGTCTACGGCCAGGACGAGCTGATCGTCACCGTGCCGTCCTGGCGGCCCGACCTCCTGGAGCGGAACGACCTCGCCGAAGAGGTCATCCGCCTGGAGGGCTACGAGAACCTGCCCTCCACGCTGCCCAAGCCCCCCTCGGGCCGCGGCCTGACCCACCGGCAGCGACTGCACCGCCGGGTCGGCCGGGCCCTGGCCGGCGCCGGCTACGTGGAGGCGCCGAACTACCCGTTCGTCAGCGAGCAGGTCTTCGACCAGCTCGGCCTCGACGCCGCCGACCCCGCCCGCCGTGTCGTGAAGCTGGTCAACCCGCTCAACGACGAGGAGCCGGCGCTGCGCACGTCGCTGCTGCCGGGCCTGCTCGGCGCGCTGCGCCGCAACGACGGCCGCGGCAGCCACGATCTCGCGCTGTTCGAGACCGGACTGGTCTTCCTGCCGCGCGAGGAGTCGCGGGCCGCCGGCCACCTGCCGGTGGACCGGCGTCCCACCGACGAGGAGATCGCGTCGCTGAACGCCGTGCTGCCCGAGCAGCCGCGCCATGTTGCCGTCGTCATGACGGGCGCGCGCGAACAGGCCGGCTGGTGGGGCAAGGGCCGGCCCGCCGACTGGGCCGACGCCGTGGAGGCGGCCCGTGCGGTCGCCCGTGAGGCGGGTGCCGAGCTGCTCGTCCGCAAGGGGCAGTACGGGCCGTGGCACCCGGGCCGCTGCGCCGAGCTGGTGGTCGTCGCCGACGGCACCGAGCGGGTCGTCGGCCACGCCGGCGAGCTGCACCCCCGGGTCGTGAAGGCGTTCGGTCTGCCCGCCCGCACCTGTGCGACCGAGCTGAACCTGGACGCGGTGGAGGAGGCCGGCCACGGCACCCCGCAGGCACCGGGCATCTCCACCTTCCCGGTCGCCACGCAGGACGTCGCGCTCGTCGTGGAGGAGACCGTGCCGCACGCGGACGTCGAGGCCGCCCTGCGTGAGGGCGCCGGCGAACTGCTGGAGTCCATCCGGCTGTTCGACGTCTACGAGAACGCGGAGCAGCTCGGCCGCGGGCGGAAGTCGCTGGCGTACGCGCTGCGGTTCCGGGCCGGGGACCGCACGCTCACCGTCGACGAGGCGTCCGCCGCGCGCGACGCCGCGGTGGCCCTCGCCGCCGAGCGCACGGGCGCCGAGCTGCGCAGCTAGCACGGCCGCGGGGGGCTGCGCGCCCACCACTCGGCCGCGGGATCTCCGCGGCCGAGGCGCGCGGCCCCCCGCGCCGTGGTCGGCAGGGGTGGGCAGCTCACTCGTTCGGGTGGGACTTCCCGATGATCCTCGCCGCCCGGGTCGTGCGGTCGACAGAATCGGACCGGCCTTTCGAGGCCCGTCCGTCTGCGCTGTCACGGCCTACTTGGGGGGCCTTCGACATGATCCGCATCAGGTCCGGGGCTGCCCGTCGCACACGGTCCCGGAGGACGTCCCGCCGGGTGCTCGCCCTGGGTCCGCCCACCCTGTGGGGGGCCGTGGCGATCACGTACAAACTGTCCTGCCCGATGGCCCAGCAGACCGGGTGGGGTGCGCGGATCGTCACCAGTGCCGTGTTCTTCGCCGTCGGTACCGGGCTCGTCCTGCATGTGAGGCGGACACTGCTGCGTGAGCTGAGGCAGGCCCGCCGGGTCGCGGGCGCCGCCCAGAGCGCGCTGCTGCGCCCGCTGCCCCCGCGCGTCGACGGACTGAACCTGGCCGCCGCCCAGCTCTCCGCCGACCGCTGCGCCTCCGTGGGCGGCGATCTGTACGAGGTGATCGCCACCGAACACGGTGTGCGGGTGGTGATGGGCGACGTCCGCGGGCACGGGATCGCCGCCATCGGGACCGTCGCCGCCGTCCTCGGCAGTTTCCGCGAGGCGGTGCACGACGAGCCCGAACTCGGCGCCGTGGCACGCCGACTGGAGCGTGCGCTCGCCCGGCATCTGCGCGAGCGGACCCGCGCCGGGCCGCCCTCCGGATTCGAGGCCGACCCCGACGGGTTCGCCGCCGAGGAGTTCGTGACCGTCCTGCTGCTGGAGATCCGGCGCGAGGGCGAGGTGCGCGCGCTCAACTGCGGGCACCCCTGGCCGTACCGGCTGCTCGGCACCCGGGTCGAGCCGCTCGCCCGCACCGATCCCCTCCCGCCGCTCGGCTCGTTCCCGCTGCCGGCCGATCTGCCCGTCGTGCGCTGCGGCGAACTGCGCCCCGGGGAGACGCTGTTCCTCTACACGGACGGCGCGGAGGACGCCCGTGACGCCGATGGCCGGTTCTTTCCGCTGCCGCAGGCGCTCAGCGAGGCCGTGCGGGAGGGCGCCGCCACGCCGCAGTCCGTCCTGGGTGCCGTCTTCACCCGCCTGCTGCGGCACGCGGCGGGCAGCCCCACCGACGACGTGGCCTTCCTGGTGGTGCGCAACGAACGCCACCCCAGAAGGGCTTCGGGGCCCCGCGGACCCGCACGCGCGGCCGGCACGCGCCCCTAGTGCCGCGGCAGGCAACGTTCGCCCCGTCGCGACGCCCGGCACGTACTCTCGCCGCACCGGCCGAAAGTCCAAGTACGTCCAGTACGAGGACTTCCGGCCGGCACACCGAGAGCACGCACCGGACGCCGCTCCTTGACGGGCGAACGTTGCCTGCCACGGCACCAGGGCGTACGCCGGACGGCGGGCCGGCCCTCGCTCCTGCTCCGGCGTCGGCCCGCCGTCCGCCCCGCCACGGAGTGTCGGGCAGGCGGCGTGGCGGACGGCGCGGATGAGGGCCGCCGCACTTTACGAGGGGGAGCCGGCGGCCCGGCCGGCCTCTTGCGAGGCATTTCAGTCAACCGGTCGGGAACTCTCCGCGACAGTGCGCGCACAGCGCGGATTCGCGCACTCCGTTCACACCCCGTGTGAAGGCGGATTCACTACGCTGTCGGCACCGAGCCACCTGGGGGGCCATCCCATGCAGCCCAACACTCTGCTCGACGCGATCCTGGACGAGGCGGGGATATCGCATGCCGGGCTGGCGGCACATGTGAACCAGGCCGGGCGGGCACGCGGACTCGCGCTGCGCTACGAGCACACCGCCGTGGCGCGCTGGCTGAAGGGCCAGCGACCGCGGGGCCAGGTGCCCGACCTGATCTGCGAGGTGCTTGCCGCGCGTCTGCACCGGCCGGTCACGCTGGACGACATCGGACTCGGCGTATCGGGGGAGCAGGCCGGCACCCACGGCACCTCCCTGTCCGGTTTCGTCGAACGCGCCACGGCCCTGTGGCGTTCCGACGAGCAGCAGCGCCCGCACGTCCTCGGCGCTCCCGCCGTCACCGGAACGCCCGCCGTGATGCCCGTGTGGGAGTGGGAGAACCCGCCCGAGGACGTGGACGTCTCCCGCGGCGGCCGGCACCGGGTCACCCCGGCCGACATCGAGATGCTGCGCTCGGCCCGCACGCACTACGAGCAGATGTACCGCAAGGCGGGCGGGGTGGCGACGCGCACCCGGATCGTCGGCTTCCTCAACTCCGAGGCGGCGCCGCTGCTGCGCGGCAGCTACACCGACGCCACCGGCCGCCAGCTGCACCGCGCCACCGGCGGACTGGTAGCCGTCGCCGGCATCTGCGCCTACGACTCCGACGCGCACGGCCTCGCCCAGCGCTACTTCCATCAGGCGCTGCGCCTGGCCAAGGCGAGCGGTGACCGTGGACTGGGCGCCTATGTGATCGCGCTGCTCGTCAACCAGTCGCTGTTCATGCGGGAGTACCGCCAGGCCGTCGCCTTCGCGGAGGCCGCGTTGCGTACCGCGGGCAAGCACATCACACCGGCCCTGGCGTCCGATCTGTACGCGATGCAGGCCAAGGCGTACGCCCATCTCGGCGACGGCACGAGCGCCCTGTCGTGCATCCGGCGGGCCGAGTCGGCCGCCGAACGCATCCGGCGCGGGTACGAGCCCGACGAGACCGGCTACGTCCAGCCCGGCCTCGTCAACGTCCAGGTCGCGGAGGCCCTGCTCAGCCTCGGTGAACTGGCGGCCGCCGGAGAGCACGCCGCGGCCGCGGTGGACACCCCGGCGCACGACCGGGGACGAGTGCACCGGCTCGCCATGCTCAGCACCGTCGAACTGCGCCAGGGCAACGCCGAGAAGGCGGTGGCGACCGCGGTGGAGATGGCCGAGCAGGCCCGCGGAATGGAGTCCCAGCGGCTGCGCGACAGACTCCGGGCGGTACGCGAGCATCTGGCGCGCAGCGGCGGCACGGGCACGGCCGAGGCCGCCGAACTCATCGACGGAGCACTGCGCGTACCGCTGTGACCACCTCCGACGGCCACTGCGCCTGCCGCCGCTGTGCGAGCTGCTCGGCATGCGCCTGCTGTCGGACCGCTCCTGCTGCGATATTGCCACTTACTCGGCGGAAGGTGGCAGAACCGTGCAGTGGACGAAACAGAGCGAACAGACTGTGTATGAAAACCGCTGGTTCAGCGTCAATCTCGCGGATGTCGAGTTGCCGGACGGACGGCATCTCGACCACTTCCTGATACGGCTGCGGCCCGTTGCCGTGGCCACCGTGGTGAACGAGGCCAATGAGGTCCTCCTCCTGTGGCGCCACCGCTTCATCACCGACAGCTGGGGATGGGAACTCGCGGCGGGCGTCGTCGAGGACGGCGAGGACATCGCCGTGGCGGCCGCCCGGGAACTGGAGGAGGAGACGGGCTGGCGGCCGGGACCCCTGCGCCACCTCATGAGCGTGGAACCGTCCAACGGACTCACCGACGCCCGGCACCACATCTACTGGGCGGACGAGGGTGAGTACATCGGGCACCCCGTGGACGACTTCGAGTCGGACCGCAGGGAATGGGTCCCCCTCAAGCTCGTCCCCGATCTGGTCGCCCGCGGCGAGGTCCCGGCCGCCAACATGGCGGCCGCGCTGCTGTTACTGCACCACCTCAGGCTCGGTCAGGACACCGTGGGCTAACGCGCCAGCGCCTGCCAGACCGCCACGACCAGGGCGCCCACGG
Coding sequences:
- a CDS encoding DUF1844 domain-containing protein; protein product: MSETPPDTPDFDAMTRDIAEVPAVEVIVTVAVNLMSAAAVKLGLTEDGDRHKDLDEARKLVHALAGLLDASTTEISSFHAAPLRDGLKSLQLAFREASVVADEPGQGPGEKYTGPVYR
- the infC gene encoding translation initiation factor IF-3 — its product is MSAEPRINDRIRVPEVRLVGPSGEQVGIVPLAKALELAQEYDLDLVEVAANARPPVCKLMDYGKFKYESAMKAREARKNQAHTVIKEMKLRPKIDPHDYDTKKGHVVRFLKQGDKVKITIMFRGREQSRPELGYRLLQRLAEDVQDLGFVESNPKQDGRNMIMVLGPHKKKTEAMAEARQAQEARKAEAKANPGKSQNAAEAGGDAEIAEAPAEAAAEA
- the rplT gene encoding 50S ribosomal protein L20, with product MARVKRAVNAHKKRRAILEQASGYRGQRSRLYRKAKEQVTHSLVYNYNDRKKRKGDFRQLWIQRINAAARANGITYNRFIQGLKAANVEVDRKILAELAVNDAGAFAALVEVAQKALPSDVNAPKAA
- a CDS encoding sensor histidine kinase, whose protein sequence is MSIGTSSAPGARRTRRSLASRPPVECAELGVDSDDLPDGLVVADEHGHVICFNAAAERITAIPAAEALGRRLEKALPLEDLEGRRWWQLTDPYGGLAIRVRQPERNLLLPGGREVLVSARYLRAEPTGPVRRVVVSLRDTEARRRTERSHAELIATVAHELRSPLTSVKGFTATLLAKWERFTDDQKRLMLETVDADADRVTRLIAELLDISRIDSGRLEVRRQPVDIGAAVGRHIQAYVAAGLDADRFLLRVEQPLPTLWADPDKVDQVLSNLIENAVRHGEGTVTIDITPSASPREGEDAGTSVTVSDEGTGIPEESMNRVFTRFWRGSRRGGTGLGLYIVKGIVEAHGGTITVGRATGGGAEFRFTLPVSAPAYLA
- a CDS encoding SseB family protein, with product MANKNIPDSGFSDDDGSADPRLGAALAAWAEDRTAVGPVLAALDGARLLVPVVAVLGEVGEDENGLRREKTSDMAVPTLKAGGRTALPAFTSTDSLARWDPAARPVAVPLHQALRAAAHEQADTIVLDLAGPVPFELTGAALRALAEGRTSADPLADPAVVAAVRAAVAAEPGVVSAHLGPGRADGTLALVPDPAADPAATARAVAERMAADETLRARLVRGLDLALLPAGTTPPGEPLYVRG
- a CDS encoding TrmH family RNA methyltransferase, which gives rise to MPPAQPELISPRSPRVSAARRLARRNFRGKERLFLAEGPQAVREAGAQPDVLVELFATVEAADRYADIIGRARDTGASVHLASDEVIADISTTVTPQGLVGVCRFLDTPFEEILAARPRLVAVLAHVRDPGNAGTVLRCADAAGADAVVLTDASVDLYNPKAVRASVGSLFHLPVAVGVPVERAVAGLKDAGVRILAADGAGEHDLDEELDKGTMGGATAWVFGNEAWGLPTETRALADAVVRVPIHGQAESLNLATAAAVCLYASARAQRASGGCRTVTDS
- a CDS encoding serine hydrolase, whose translation is MQPASTRPPCRRTARLAAVAGLLVLGAAATGTVYVQAQAHSGGRAVSSAPTASASHRGTAPASGEASLEPVAPPTKEDHDALLAAAMRTVGVADGADVSVAVLDMDSGRSAAYGDGTFDTASIVKVDILAALLLQAQDAGRRLTAAERAYATAMIEHSDNDSASALWEAVGRAAGLDSANERFGLTGTSGGDGTLWGLTQTTAADQLRLLGQVFGDDSVLDTASRTYLKGLMKGIAAGQRWGVSAVADGTGWALKNGWLPRSATGLWDINSIGRVTVDGRDYLVAALSQGNATKEAGVTLVEAAARAAVSVFTGDATARASASAGAS
- the rpmI gene encoding 50S ribosomal protein L35, producing MPKNKSHSGASKRFKVTGSGKVLRERAGKRHLLEHKSSRVTRRLTGNAEMAPGDAAKIKKLLGK